One window of Lathamus discolor isolate bLatDis1 chromosome 22, bLatDis1.hap1, whole genome shotgun sequence genomic DNA carries:
- the LOC136003542 gene encoding uncharacterized protein LOC136003542: protein MGTMGTLHGMGARPGPRGQGGPKGPGHPQGTGTQWGGRDGVHWVLGTGSRGQCPGRPGTGTPPRDAPEPWDQEDLKQWGHPWGDGDNVCAAVGTGTPPRHSDSPEGMEMMAQGLGANTPRGDEATPLYPPTPPSPPLTTPCVLSIGRWGGATHNHHLPLVCAWGTPKPTLSQPNSKACAVLGTHGCSGCGVCVWCRCPFAPLWLERAAPWRGGAMGRCQGRRAGGTAPPQRRTDAPARHHLTPARGAGGGGHTEDTPIPVVPPLSPLPAMGIQGMELCAVAVVILLFIAVLKQFGILEPISVEDGGDVEVELAAARHQPEELEQLLARTKFSRRELRSLYRGFKSECPSGLVDEETFTLIYSRFFPQGDASTYAHFLFDAFDADRNGALCFQDFVLGLSVLLRGTVQQKLQWAFNLYDINKDGCITKEEMLQIMTSIYDMMGRCTQPALRAGAPAEHVELFFQKMDRNGDGVVTFEEFLDACLKDEDIMSSMRIFEDAL, encoded by the exons atggggaccATGGGGACACTCCATGGGATGGGGGCACGTCCAGGGCCTCGGGGGCAGGGGGGCCCCAAGGGACCGGGTCACCCCCAAGGGACAGGGACACAGTGGGGGGGCAGGGACGGTGTCCATTGGGTTTTGGGCACAGGATCACGAGGACAATGTCCGGGGCGCCCGGGCACAGGGACACCCCCCCGGGATGCCCCAGAGCCTTGGGACCAGGAGGACCTCAAGCAGTGGGGACACCCGTGGGGTGATGGGGACAACGTGTGTGCAGCTGTGGGGACAGGGACCCCCCCGAGGCACAGCGACAGCCCCGAGGGGATGGAGATGATGGCCCAGGGCCTTGGGGCCAACACACCTCGTGGTGACGAGGCCACCCCTTTGTatccccccacccctccttcccccccactAACCACCCCTTGTGTTCTGAGCATTGGAAGGTGGGGGGGTGCAACCCATAACCACCACCTCCCCCTGGTGTGTGCTTGGGgcacccccaaaccaacccttTCCCAACCCAATTCCAaggcctgtgcagtgcttggcacccatgggtgctcagggtgtggggtgtgtgtgtggtgtcGGTGCCCCTTTGCACCCCTGTGGCTGGAGAGGGCTGCACCGTGGCGGGGGGGGGCCATGGGCCGGTGCCAagggaggagggcaggagggacGGCCCCGCCGCAGCGCCGCACGGACGCGCCCGCTCGCCACCACCTCACCCCAGCCCGGGGTGCCGGAGGGGGGGGACACACAGAGGACACCCCGATCCCCGTGGTCCCCCCCCTCTCCCCGCTACCGGCCATGGGCATCCAGGGCATGGAGCTGTGCGCCGTGGCCGTGGTCATCCTCCTCTTCATCGCCGTCCTCAAGCAGTTCGGGATCCTGGAGCCCATCTCTGTGGAAG ATGGCGGCGATGTCGAGGTGGAGCTGGCGGCCGCGCGGCACCAACcggaggagctggagcagctgctggcacGGACCAAGTTCTCCAGGCGGGAGCTGCGATCCCTGTACCGCGGCTTCAAGAGC GAGTGTCCCAGCGGCCTCGTGGATGAGGAAACCTTCACGCTCATCTACTCCCGGTTCTTCCCTCAAGGCG ACGCCAGCACCTACGCGCACTTCTTGTTCGACGCCTTCGACGCCGACCGCAACGGGGCCCTCTGCTTCCAG GATTTTGTCCTGGGGCTCTCGGTCCTGCTGCGGGGGACGgtgcagcagaagctgcaatGGGCTTTTAACCTCTACGACATCAATAAGGACGGCTGCatcaccaaggag GAGATGCTGCAGATCATGACGTCCATCTACGACATGATGGGGCGCTGCACCCAGCCCGCGCTCCGGGCCGGCGCTCCCGCGGAGCACGTGGAGCTCTTCTTCCAG
- the LOC136003541 gene encoding cytochrome c oxidase subunit 5B, mitochondrial, translated as MASRLLRVSAALRLLPAASARAAPARGLAAPGRLATDEEQATGLERKVMEAMSKGLDPYSMFRPKRYAGTKEDPNLVPSITNKRIVGCVCEEDNSYVVWFWLHKGEAQRCPSCGAHYKLIPHELPH; from the exons atggcgTCAAGGTTACTGCGGGTGAGCGCGGCTCTGCGGCTGCTGCCCGCGGCCTCtgcccgcgccgcgcccgcccGCGGCCTCGCCGCGCCCG GCCGCCTGGCCACCGATGAGGAGCAGGCGACGGGACTGGAGCGGAAAGTGATGGAGGCCATGAGCAAGGGCCTG GACCCCTATAGCATGTTCCGGCCGAAGCGCTACGCGGGGACCAAGGAGGACCCGAACCTCGTCCCGTCCATCACCAACAAGCGCATCGTGGGGTGCGTCT GCGAAGAGGACAACAGCTACGTGGTCTGGTTCTGGCTGCACAAGGGCGAGGCCCAGCGCTGCCCCTCCTGCGGCGCCCACTACAAGCTCATCCCGCACGAGCTGCCCCACTGA